Proteins encoded together in one Canis lupus familiaris isolate Mischka breed German Shepherd chromosome 25, alternate assembly UU_Cfam_GSD_1.0, whole genome shotgun sequence window:
- the LOC486183 gene encoding 60S ribosomal protein L27-like isoform X4, which translates to MGKFMKPGKVVLVLAGRYSGGKAVIVKNIDDGTSDRPYSHALVAAIDRYPRKVTVAMGKKKIAKRSKIKSFVKVYNYNHLMPTRYSVDIPLDKTVVNKDVFRDPALKCKA; encoded by the coding sequence ATGGGCAAGTTCATGAAACCCGGGAAGGTGGTGCTGGTCCTGGCCGGACGCTACTCCGGAGGCAAAGCGGTCATCGTGAAGAACATTGATGATGGCACCTCAGACCGTCCCTACAGCCATGCTCTAGTGGCCGCAATTGACCGCTATCCCCGAAAAGTGACAGTTGCCATGGGCAAGAAGAAAATCGCCAAGAGGTCAAAGATCAAGTCTTTTGTGAAAGTTTATAACTACAATCACCTCATGCCCACGAGGTACTCTGTGGATATCCCTTTGGACAAAACTGTCGTCAACAAGGATGTCTTCAGAGACCCTGCTCTTAAATGCAAGGCCTGA